Proteins encoded in a region of the Massilia sp. UMI-21 genome:
- a CDS encoding helix-turn-helix transcriptional regulator: MNNHIRTLRAGRGWSQAELAEMLDVSRQSVNAIETGRYDPSLPLAFAISRLFQLPIESIFTPDQEPA, translated from the coding sequence ATGAACAACCACATCAGAACCCTGCGCGCCGGGCGCGGGTGGAGCCAGGCCGAGCTGGCCGAGATGCTCGACGTGTCGCGCCAGAGCGTCAACGCGATCGAGACCGGCCGCTACGACCCGAGCCTGCCCCTTGCTTTCGCCATTTCCAGACTGTTCCAGTTACCGATCGAATCGATCTTCACCCCCGACCAGGAGCCAGCATGA